A stretch of the Notamacropus eugenii isolate mMacEug1 chromosome 2, mMacEug1.pri_v2, whole genome shotgun sequence genome encodes the following:
- the MAJIN gene encoding membrane-anchored junction protein isoform X7 — protein MSLQAFTYPFPETRFFHAGANVYKFKIRYGSSIRGEEIADKKIVRQELEDSIRAVLGNLDNLQPFITDHFIIFPYKSKWERVSHLRFKHGAALLEPYPFVCTLYVEMKWAPAGTPGGDNDLPEMVGVKGSPLHRFSQPALPSAGCPSALGQGESQGSGSCLKGDDEEAEVKAMAAKRRRLEGCKFPTGQEQGRALMGTSSRKKTLTHTRRNWPGEAASEDEETEDFDIAFLKDHGVLAGSGSHLGDPKGHPSQLIGSPSPEGPPKQKQAGFWGFLGSLLPFRLFSRRGTQ, from the exons ATGAGTCTTCAAGCCTTCACCTACCCGTTCCCAGAGACGAGGTTCTTCCACGCGGGTGCCAACGTGTACAAGTTCAAGATCAGATATGGCAGCAGCATCAG AGGGGAAGAGATAGCGGATAAGAAAATTGTCAGGCAAGAGCTGGAG gACTCTATTCGGGCCGTCTTGGGGAACCTGGACAATTTGCAACCATTTATCACAGACCACTTCATCATATTTCCCT ATAAGAGCAAGTGGGAGCGTGTGTCACACCTGAGATTCAAGCACGGGGCAGCTCTCCTAGAGCCCTACCCCTTTGTCTGCACCCTCTATGTGGAGATGAAATGGGCACCGGCTG GGACCCCTGGAGGAGATAATGACCTCCCAGAAATG GTTGGTGTCAAAGGGTCCCCCCTTCATCGCTTCTCTCAGCCTGCCCTGCCATCAGCTGGCTGCCCATCTGCTCTGGGGCAAGGAGAATCCCAAGGCTCTGGTTCCTGCCTGAAGGGTGATGATGAGGAAGCCGAAGTGAAAGCCATGGCAGCAAAGAGGAGAAGATTGGAAGGTTGCAAGTTCCCCACAGGACAAGAACAGGGCAG GGCTCTGATGGGAACTTCCAGCAGGAAGAAGACCCTAACTCACACCAGAAGG AACTGGCCAGGGGAAGCTGCCTCagaagatgaagagactgaggactTTGACATTGCTTTCCTCAAGGACCATG GTGTCTTGGCAGGGTCTGGGTCTCATCTAGGAGACCCAAAGGGACATCCTTCCCAGCTGATCGGCTCCCCTTCTCCTGAGGGGCCTCCCAAGCAAAAACAGGCTGGGTTTTGGGGCTTCCTAGG cTCCCTCTTGCCATTCAGGCTCTTCAGCAGACGGGGCACCCAGTGA
- the MAJIN gene encoding membrane-anchored junction protein isoform X6: MSLQAFTYPFPETRFFHAGANVYKFKIRYGSSIRGEEIADKKIVRQELEDSIRAVLGNLDNLQPFITDHFIIFPYKSKWERVSHLRFKHGAALLEPYPFVCTLYVEMKWAPAGEWEWPGTPGGDNDLPEMVGVKGSPLHRFSQPALPSAGCPSALGQGESQGSGSCLKGDDEEAEVKAMAAKRRRLEGCKFPTGQEQGRALMGTSSRKKTLTHTRRNWPGEAASEDEETEDFDIAFLKDHGVLAGSGSHLGDPKGHPSQLIGSPSPEGPPKQKQAGFWGFLGSLLPFRLFSRRGTQ; this comes from the exons ATGAGTCTTCAAGCCTTCACCTACCCGTTCCCAGAGACGAGGTTCTTCCACGCGGGTGCCAACGTGTACAAGTTCAAGATCAGATATGGCAGCAGCATCAG AGGGGAAGAGATAGCGGATAAGAAAATTGTCAGGCAAGAGCTGGAG gACTCTATTCGGGCCGTCTTGGGGAACCTGGACAATTTGCAACCATTTATCACAGACCACTTCATCATATTTCCCT ATAAGAGCAAGTGGGAGCGTGTGTCACACCTGAGATTCAAGCACGGGGCAGCTCTCCTAGAGCCCTACCCCTTTGTCTGCACCCTCTATGTGGAGATGAAATGGGCACCGGCTGGTGAGTGGGAGTGGCCTG GGACCCCTGGAGGAGATAATGACCTCCCAGAAATG GTTGGTGTCAAAGGGTCCCCCCTTCATCGCTTCTCTCAGCCTGCCCTGCCATCAGCTGGCTGCCCATCTGCTCTGGGGCAAGGAGAATCCCAAGGCTCTGGTTCCTGCCTGAAGGGTGATGATGAGGAAGCCGAAGTGAAAGCCATGGCAGCAAAGAGGAGAAGATTGGAAGGTTGCAAGTTCCCCACAGGACAAGAACAGGGCAG GGCTCTGATGGGAACTTCCAGCAGGAAGAAGACCCTAACTCACACCAGAAGG AACTGGCCAGGGGAAGCTGCCTCagaagatgaagagactgaggactTTGACATTGCTTTCCTCAAGGACCATG GTGTCTTGGCAGGGTCTGGGTCTCATCTAGGAGACCCAAAGGGACATCCTTCCCAGCTGATCGGCTCCCCTTCTCCTGAGGGGCCTCCCAAGCAAAAACAGGCTGGGTTTTGGGGCTTCCTAGG cTCCCTCTTGCCATTCAGGCTCTTCAGCAGACGGGGCACCCAGTGA
- the GPHA2 gene encoding glycoprotein hormone alpha-2 isoform X1, giving the protein MSVWGPHSANNLHLFWAHRTPQDALLHTLRTTLHHRWTPGLPQEIRAMAFPKTLFSTLLFLVATEAGGQEAGVPGCYLHPINVTVRSDRQGTCRGSHVVHACVGYCESSAFPSRHSVLAASSYQHNITSVSQCCTISRLQKVKVELLCPGRWREQLEIFTARACQCDMCRLSRY; this is encoded by the exons ATGTCAGTTTGGGGCCCGCACTCAGCCAACAATCTCCACCTTTTCTGGGCCCACAGAACTCCCCAGGATGCTTTGCTTCACACCCTGAGAACCACACTGCACCACAGATGGACCCCAGGGCTTCCTCAGG AAATCCGTGCCATGGCATTCCCCAAGACCTTGTTCTCAACCCTGCTGTTCCTGGTGGCTACAGAAGCTGGGGGTCAGGAGGCTGGGGTCCCAGGCTGTTACCTGCACC CCATCAACGTGACCGTGAGGAGTGACCGCCAGGGCACCTGCCGGGGCTCCCACGTGGTTCATGCCTGCGTGGGTTACTGCGAATCCAGTGCCTTCCCCTCTCGGCACTCAGTGCTGGCAGCCAGCAGTTACCAGCACAACATCACCTCAGTTTCCCAGTGCTGTACCATCAGCCGCCTGCAGAAG GTGAAGGTGGAACTGCTGTGTCCTGGGAGATGGCGGGAACAACTGGAGATCTTCACTGCGAGGGCCTGTCAGTGTGACATGTGCCGCCTGTCCCGCTACTGA
- the GPHA2 gene encoding glycoprotein hormone alpha-2 isoform X3 encodes MAFPKTLFSTLLFLVATEAGGQEAGVPGCYLHPINVTVRSDRQGTCRGSHVVHACVGYCESSAFPSRHSVLAASSYQHNITSVSQCCTISRLQKVKVELLCPGRWREQLEIFTARACQCDMCRLSRY; translated from the exons ATGGCATTCCCCAAGACCTTGTTCTCAACCCTGCTGTTCCTGGTGGCTACAGAAGCTGGGGGTCAGGAGGCTGGGGTCCCAGGCTGTTACCTGCACC CCATCAACGTGACCGTGAGGAGTGACCGCCAGGGCACCTGCCGGGGCTCCCACGTGGTTCATGCCTGCGTGGGTTACTGCGAATCCAGTGCCTTCCCCTCTCGGCACTCAGTGCTGGCAGCCAGCAGTTACCAGCACAACATCACCTCAGTTTCCCAGTGCTGTACCATCAGCCGCCTGCAGAAG GTGAAGGTGGAACTGCTGTGTCCTGGGAGATGGCGGGAACAACTGGAGATCTTCACTGCGAGGGCCTGTCAGTGTGACATGTGCCGCCTGTCCCGCTACTGA
- the MAJIN gene encoding membrane-anchored junction protein isoform X9 produces the protein MSLQAFTYPFPETRFFHAGANVYKFKIRYGSSIRGEEIADKKIVRQELEDSIRAVLGNLDNLQPFITDHFIIFPYKSKWERVSHLRFKHGAALLEPYPFVCTLYVEMKWAPAGTPGGDNDLPEMPALPSAGCPSALGQGESQGSGSCLKGDDEEAEVKAMAAKRRRLEGCKFPTGQEQGRALMGTSSRKKTLTHTRRNWPGEAASEDEETEDFDIAFLKDHGVLAGSGSHLGDPKGHPSQLIGSPSPEGPPKQKQAGFWGFLGSLLPFRLFSRRGTQ, from the exons ATGAGTCTTCAAGCCTTCACCTACCCGTTCCCAGAGACGAGGTTCTTCCACGCGGGTGCCAACGTGTACAAGTTCAAGATCAGATATGGCAGCAGCATCAG AGGGGAAGAGATAGCGGATAAGAAAATTGTCAGGCAAGAGCTGGAG gACTCTATTCGGGCCGTCTTGGGGAACCTGGACAATTTGCAACCATTTATCACAGACCACTTCATCATATTTCCCT ATAAGAGCAAGTGGGAGCGTGTGTCACACCTGAGATTCAAGCACGGGGCAGCTCTCCTAGAGCCCTACCCCTTTGTCTGCACCCTCTATGTGGAGATGAAATGGGCACCGGCTG GGACCCCTGGAGGAGATAATGACCTCCCAGAAATG CCTGCCCTGCCATCAGCTGGCTGCCCATCTGCTCTGGGGCAAGGAGAATCCCAAGGCTCTGGTTCCTGCCTGAAGGGTGATGATGAGGAAGCCGAAGTGAAAGCCATGGCAGCAAAGAGGAGAAGATTGGAAGGTTGCAAGTTCCCCACAGGACAAGAACAGGGCAG GGCTCTGATGGGAACTTCCAGCAGGAAGAAGACCCTAACTCACACCAGAAGG AACTGGCCAGGGGAAGCTGCCTCagaagatgaagagactgaggactTTGACATTGCTTTCCTCAAGGACCATG GTGTCTTGGCAGGGTCTGGGTCTCATCTAGGAGACCCAAAGGGACATCCTTCCCAGCTGATCGGCTCCCCTTCTCCTGAGGGGCCTCCCAAGCAAAAACAGGCTGGGTTTTGGGGCTTCCTAGG cTCCCTCTTGCCATTCAGGCTCTTCAGCAGACGGGGCACCCAGTGA
- the MAJIN gene encoding membrane-anchored junction protein isoform X5, with protein MAAASGQITTTKPPEKNLKAGLWCCGKYPGWEVRGSHLVTYYLRGEEIADKKIVRQELEDSIRAVLGNLDNLQPFITDHFIIFPYKSKWERVSHLRFKHGAALLEPYPFVCTLYVEMKWAPAGEWEWPGTPGGDNDLPEMVGVKGSPLHRFSQPALPSAGCPSALGQGESQGSGSCLKGDDEEAEVKAMAAKRRRLEGCKFPTGQEQGRALMGTSSRKKTLTHTRRNWPGEAASEDEETEDFDIAFLKDHGVLAGSGSHLGDPKGHPSQLIGSPSPEGPPKQKQAGFWGFLGSLLPFRLFSRRGTQ; from the exons ATGGCAGCAGCATCAG GACAGATTACAACAACCAAGCCACCGGAGAAGAACTTGAAGGCGGGCTTGTGGTGCTGTGGAAAATACCCAGGATGGGAAGTCAGAGGATCCCACCTTGTCACTTACTACCTCAG AGGGGAAGAGATAGCGGATAAGAAAATTGTCAGGCAAGAGCTGGAG gACTCTATTCGGGCCGTCTTGGGGAACCTGGACAATTTGCAACCATTTATCACAGACCACTTCATCATATTTCCCT ATAAGAGCAAGTGGGAGCGTGTGTCACACCTGAGATTCAAGCACGGGGCAGCTCTCCTAGAGCCCTACCCCTTTGTCTGCACCCTCTATGTGGAGATGAAATGGGCACCGGCTGGTGAGTGGGAGTGGCCTG GGACCCCTGGAGGAGATAATGACCTCCCAGAAATG GTTGGTGTCAAAGGGTCCCCCCTTCATCGCTTCTCTCAGCCTGCCCTGCCATCAGCTGGCTGCCCATCTGCTCTGGGGCAAGGAGAATCCCAAGGCTCTGGTTCCTGCCTGAAGGGTGATGATGAGGAAGCCGAAGTGAAAGCCATGGCAGCAAAGAGGAGAAGATTGGAAGGTTGCAAGTTCCCCACAGGACAAGAACAGGGCAG GGCTCTGATGGGAACTTCCAGCAGGAAGAAGACCCTAACTCACACCAGAAGG AACTGGCCAGGGGAAGCTGCCTCagaagatgaagagactgaggactTTGACATTGCTTTCCTCAAGGACCATG GTGTCTTGGCAGGGTCTGGGTCTCATCTAGGAGACCCAAAGGGACATCCTTCCCAGCTGATCGGCTCCCCTTCTCCTGAGGGGCCTCCCAAGCAAAAACAGGCTGGGTTTTGGGGCTTCCTAGG cTCCCTCTTGCCATTCAGGCTCTTCAGCAGACGGGGCACCCAGTGA
- the MAJIN gene encoding membrane-anchored junction protein isoform X8 produces the protein MAAASGQITTTKPPEKNLKAGLWCCGKYPGWEVRGSHLVTYYLRGEEIADKKIVRQELEDSIRAVLGNLDNLQPFITDHFIIFPYKSKWERVSHLRFKHGAALLEPYPFVCTLYVEMKWAPAGTPGGDNDLPEMPALPSAGCPSALGQGESQGSGSCLKGDDEEAEVKAMAAKRRRLEGCKFPTGQEQGRALMGTSSRKKTLTHTRRNWPGEAASEDEETEDFDIAFLKDHGVLAGSGSHLGDPKGHPSQLIGSPSPEGPPKQKQAGFWGFLGSLLPFRLFSRRGTQ, from the exons ATGGCAGCAGCATCAG GACAGATTACAACAACCAAGCCACCGGAGAAGAACTTGAAGGCGGGCTTGTGGTGCTGTGGAAAATACCCAGGATGGGAAGTCAGAGGATCCCACCTTGTCACTTACTACCTCAG AGGGGAAGAGATAGCGGATAAGAAAATTGTCAGGCAAGAGCTGGAG gACTCTATTCGGGCCGTCTTGGGGAACCTGGACAATTTGCAACCATTTATCACAGACCACTTCATCATATTTCCCT ATAAGAGCAAGTGGGAGCGTGTGTCACACCTGAGATTCAAGCACGGGGCAGCTCTCCTAGAGCCCTACCCCTTTGTCTGCACCCTCTATGTGGAGATGAAATGGGCACCGGCTG GGACCCCTGGAGGAGATAATGACCTCCCAGAAATG CCTGCCCTGCCATCAGCTGGCTGCCCATCTGCTCTGGGGCAAGGAGAATCCCAAGGCTCTGGTTCCTGCCTGAAGGGTGATGATGAGGAAGCCGAAGTGAAAGCCATGGCAGCAAAGAGGAGAAGATTGGAAGGTTGCAAGTTCCCCACAGGACAAGAACAGGGCAG GGCTCTGATGGGAACTTCCAGCAGGAAGAAGACCCTAACTCACACCAGAAGG AACTGGCCAGGGGAAGCTGCCTCagaagatgaagagactgaggactTTGACATTGCTTTCCTCAAGGACCATG GTGTCTTGGCAGGGTCTGGGTCTCATCTAGGAGACCCAAAGGGACATCCTTCCCAGCTGATCGGCTCCCCTTCTCCTGAGGGGCCTCCCAAGCAAAAACAGGCTGGGTTTTGGGGCTTCCTAGG cTCCCTCTTGCCATTCAGGCTCTTCAGCAGACGGGGCACCCAGTGA
- the GPHA2 gene encoding glycoprotein hormone alpha-2 isoform X2, with product MSVWGPHSANNLHLFWAHRTPQDALLHTLRTTLHHRWTPGLPQEIRAMAFPKTLFSTLLFLVATEAGGQEAGVPGCYLHPINVTVRSDRQGTCRGSHVVHACVGYCESSAFPSRHSVLAASSYQHNITSVSQCCTISRLQKVELLCPGRWREQLEIFTARACQCDMCRLSRY from the exons ATGTCAGTTTGGGGCCCGCACTCAGCCAACAATCTCCACCTTTTCTGGGCCCACAGAACTCCCCAGGATGCTTTGCTTCACACCCTGAGAACCACACTGCACCACAGATGGACCCCAGGGCTTCCTCAGG AAATCCGTGCCATGGCATTCCCCAAGACCTTGTTCTCAACCCTGCTGTTCCTGGTGGCTACAGAAGCTGGGGGTCAGGAGGCTGGGGTCCCAGGCTGTTACCTGCACC CCATCAACGTGACCGTGAGGAGTGACCGCCAGGGCACCTGCCGGGGCTCCCACGTGGTTCATGCCTGCGTGGGTTACTGCGAATCCAGTGCCTTCCCCTCTCGGCACTCAGTGCTGGCAGCCAGCAGTTACCAGCACAACATCACCTCAGTTTCCCAGTGCTGTACCATCAGCCGCCTGCAGAAG GTGGAACTGCTGTGTCCTGGGAGATGGCGGGAACAACTGGAGATCTTCACTGCGAGGGCCTGTCAGTGTGACATGTGCCGCCTGTCCCGCTACTGA